In one window of Brachyhypopomus gauderio isolate BG-103 unplaced genomic scaffold, BGAUD_0.2 sc164, whole genome shotgun sequence DNA:
- the LOC143501245 gene encoding centrosomal protein of 164 kDa-like isoform X4, with protein sequence MMEEREKLQARCDELHRRLRSVLVWRAPSKWRKWNLLSPLCPPPTTSRSIDNLQEYISGEGVQQRARQFLEKQTSCLRVRQAALRTAHPSPQRSAAGGSAQPLCQEVSELEKLRERVQKGHAILRKKEERLGQLETSLAEELSCDEGERLVGDRRVSDVTESETSGVCGQEETTHARPVKVQQLAESLQQISGQLNTVLGELESFTGRSVQPLPQPPPSSSFPPAPSWAWTPSPASSSVAQNSFLHSTINGVSMDTSARYPMRATRAYSGYTPASLSSELDGQRLQRLIDDNKRWLESRRKDPNVPLFTRYPAAPHTNGLVQLSLDKKNQIKVYHY encoded by the exons atgatggaggagagagaaaaactTCAGGCTAGATGTGATGAACTCCACAGAAGGCtcag atctgtgttggtgtggaggGCTCCCTCCAAGTGGAGGAAatggaacctcctctctcccctgtgcccacctcccacaaccTCCCGCAGCATAGACAa cttgcaGGAGTATATTTCAGGTGAAGGTGTCCAGCAGAGAGCAAGACAGTTCTTGGAGAAACAGACCAGCTgtctgagagtgagacaggcggcactaaggacggcccaccccagcccgcagaggtccgctgcaggaggctctgctcagcctctctgccag gaggtgagtgagctggagaagctgagggagaGGGTCCAGAAGGGCCACGCGATCCtgagaaagaaggaggagagactcggccagctggagacgtcactggcagaggag ctgtcatgtgatgAAGGCGAGCGGCTCGTGGGAGATCGGAGAGTCTCTGATGTCACAGAGTCAGAGacgagtggtgtgtgtggccaagaggagacga cacatgcaaggccagtgaaagtgcagcagttagcagagtccctgcagcagatctCTGGCCAGCTGAACACAGTGCTGGGTGAACTGGAATCTTTCACTGGGAGGagcgtccagcccctccctcagccacctccgtcctcctccttccctcctgccccgtcctgggcatggacaccaagccccgcctcctcttcaGTGGCTCAGAACAGCTTCTTACACTCCACCATTAAtg GAGTTTCCATGGATACCAGTGCCCGCTATCCCATGAGGGCTACCAGAGCATATAGTGGATACACTCCAGCaag tctctcctctgagctagatggccagaggctgcagagactgatcgacgacaacaaaaggtggctggaatcacgacgcaaagacccaaatgt GCCTCTCTTCACACGCTACCCAGCTGCCCCGCACACCAATGGGCTGGTCCAGCTCAGCCTGGACAAGAAGAATCAGATCAAGGTCTACCATTACTGA
- the LOC143501231 gene encoding uncharacterized protein LOC143501231, whose product MKIVFEDRVPVDIAVAECSCVAGTALCNHNVALLFQTAHYSTLNLAAVPPVLSCTETEQRWHKPRTMGVKPGRVSDMVFLSSKPKQFTVADGVRSKRYKAVRGELPDPHVLKVDEQYKDFTADIAPLITTMAISADVPLVDSAFGKVQAGSPISYQHPVPVSWVVVHHPDAPLPPPLPVDGYRLEPTNCQFVCSHQQHLHLQSLVTTFDMARKIEVAIREQSNSVEWHRVRGPRITSSRFREICHVRGQSSAEILSQRIRKGVNQTAAMKRGLALEPVAIQEYCRIKNTNYWPCGFVIHPDAPWLGASPDGLVFDPTESPPFGLVEIKCPNAKSYVDCSYLKMQSGTLKLKQTHSYYWQVQGQLLLTGMEWCDFVVFAEDDILIQRIYRDCEVAKTIREKGDFLFFYFYMSV is encoded by the exons ATGAAG attGTCTTTGAAGACCGTGTACCGGTGGACATTGCAGTGGCCGAGTGCTCCTGTGTGGCTGGGACAGCACTCTGCAACCACAATGTTGCACTACTgtttcagactgcacactactccacactgaACCTggctgctgtacccccagtcctaagctgcacagaaacagaacaACGCTGGCACAAGCCAAGAACCATG GGTGTGAAACCAGGCAGAGTAAGTGACATGGTATTTTTGTCCTCCAAGCCGAAGCAGTTTACAGTTGCTGATGGTGTAAG GAGTAAACGTTACAAGGCAGTGCGAGGGGAGCTGCCAGATCCACATGTCCTCAAAGTTGATGAGCAGTACAAGGACTTCACTGCAGACATTGCTCCACTCATCACCACCATGGCCATAAGTGCTGACGTCCCGCTGGTTGATTCAGCTTTTGGGAAAGTCCAGGCGGGTAGTCCCATATCCTACCAGCATCCAGTACCAGTGAGTTGGGTTGTAGTACACCATCCAGATGCCCCTCTGCCACCACCTCTACCTGTAGACGGCTATAGGCTTGAGCCTACTAACTGCCAGTTCGTGTGCAGTCACCAACAACACCTCCATCTGCAGTCACTTGTCACTACATTTGACATGGCAAGGAAGATAGAGGTTGCCATCAGAGAGCAGAGCAACTCTGTGGAGTGGCACCGAGTCAGGGGGCCAAGAATAACTTCCTCCCGATTCAGGGAAATatgccatgtcagaggtcagagttcTGCAGAAATCCTGTCACAAAGGATTCGAAAGGGAGTGAATCAAACTGCTGCAATGAAGAGGGGATTGGCACTGGAACCGGTTGCCATACAGGAGTACTGCAGaataaaaaacaccaattactgGCCTTGTGGGTTTGTCATCCACCCTGATGCCCCCTGGTTAGGGGCATCTCCTGATGGTCTGGTGTTTGACCCGACTGAGAGCCCACCCTTTGGACTGGTGGAAATTAAATGCCCCAATGCAAAAAGCTATGTGGACTGTAGCTACCTGAAAATGCAGAGTGGCACACTGAAATTGAAGCAGACTCACAGTTACTACTGGCAGGTACAAGGCCAGCTCCTACTTACAGGTATGgagtggtgtgattttgttgtattTGCAGAGGATGATATTCTCATTCAGCGCATATACAGAGACTGTGAAGTGGCTAAAACCATTAGAGAGAAGggagattttttatttttttatttttacatgtcaGTGTAA
- the LOC143501245 gene encoding centrosomal protein of 164 kDa-like isoform X1, with protein MMEEREKLQARCDELHRRLRSVLVWRAPSKWRKWNLLSPLCPPPTTSRSIDNLQEYISGEGVQQRARQFLEKQTSCLRVRQAALRTAHPSPQRSAAGGSAQPLCQEVSELEKLRERVQKGHAILRKKEERLGQLETSLAEELSCDEGERLVGDRRVSDVTESETSGVCGQEETTHARPVKVQQLAESLQQISGQLNTVLGELESFTGRSVQPLPQPPPSSSFPPAPSWAWTPSPASSSVAQNSFLHSTINGVSMDTSARYPMRATRAYSGYTPASLSSELDGQRLQRLIDDNKRWLESRRKDPNVYPFTISLPLSLYTCLSSHATQLPRTPMGWSSSAWTRRIRSRSTITEEAQPTDVHVCPVQTNQWIDRIQTCLWT; from the exons atgatggaggagagagaaaaactTCAGGCTAGATGTGATGAACTCCACAGAAGGCtcag atctgtgttggtgtggaggGCTCCCTCCAAGTGGAGGAAatggaacctcctctctcccctgtgcccacctcccacaaccTCCCGCAGCATAGACAa cttgcaGGAGTATATTTCAGGTGAAGGTGTCCAGCAGAGAGCAAGACAGTTCTTGGAGAAACAGACCAGCTgtctgagagtgagacaggcggcactaaggacggcccaccccagcccgcagaggtccgctgcaggaggctctgctcagcctctctgccag gaggtgagtgagctggagaagctgagggagaGGGTCCAGAAGGGCCACGCGATCCtgagaaagaaggaggagagactcggccagctggagacgtcactggcagaggag ctgtcatgtgatgAAGGCGAGCGGCTCGTGGGAGATCGGAGAGTCTCTGATGTCACAGAGTCAGAGacgagtggtgtgtgtggccaagaggagacga cacatgcaaggccagtgaaagtgcagcagttagcagagtccctgcagcagatctCTGGCCAGCTGAACACAGTGCTGGGTGAACTGGAATCTTTCACTGGGAGGagcgtccagcccctccctcagccacctccgtcctcctccttccctcctgccccgtcctgggcatggacaccaagccccgcctcctcttcaGTGGCTCAGAACAGCTTCTTACACTCCACCATTAAtg GAGTTTCCATGGATACCAGTGCCCGCTATCCCATGAGGGCTACCAGAGCATATAGTGGATACACTCCAGCaag tctctcctctgagctagatggccagaggctgcagagactgatcgacgacaacaaaaggtggctggaatcacgacgcaaagacccaaatgtgtatcctttcacaatctctctccccctcagcttatacacat GCCTCTCTTCACACGCTACCCAGCTGCCCCGCACACCAATGGGCTGGTCCAGCTCAGCCTGGACAAGAAGAATCAGATCAAGGTCTACCATTACTGAAGAGGCACAACCCACTGATGTCCATGTATGTCCAGTGCAAACAAATCAATGGatagacagaatacaaacatgccTATGGACATAA
- the LOC143501245 gene encoding centrosomal protein of 164 kDa-like isoform X3 has protein sequence MMEEREKLQARCDELHRRLSLQEYISGEGVQQRARQFLEKQTSCLRVRQAALRTAHPSPQRSAAGGSAQPLCQEVSELEKLRERVQKGHAILRKKEERLGQLETSLAEELSCDEGERLVGDRRVSDVTESETSGVCGQEETTHARPVKVQQLAESLQQISGQLNTVLGELESFTGRSVQPLPQPPPSSSFPPAPSWAWTPSPASSSVAQNSFLHSTINGVSMDTSARYPMRATRAYSGYTPASLSSELDGQRLQRLIDDNKRWLESRRKDPNVYPFTISLPLSLYTCLSSHATQLPRTPMGWSSSAWTRRIRSRSTITEEAQPTDVHVCPVQTNQWIDRIQTCLWT, from the exons atgatggaggagagagaaaaactTCAGGCTAGATGTGATGAACTCCACAGAAGGCtcag cttgcaGGAGTATATTTCAGGTGAAGGTGTCCAGCAGAGAGCAAGACAGTTCTTGGAGAAACAGACCAGCTgtctgagagtgagacaggcggcactaaggacggcccaccccagcccgcagaggtccgctgcaggaggctctgctcagcctctctgccag gaggtgagtgagctggagaagctgagggagaGGGTCCAGAAGGGCCACGCGATCCtgagaaagaaggaggagagactcggccagctggagacgtcactggcagaggag ctgtcatgtgatgAAGGCGAGCGGCTCGTGGGAGATCGGAGAGTCTCTGATGTCACAGAGTCAGAGacgagtggtgtgtgtggccaagaggagacga cacatgcaaggccagtgaaagtgcagcagttagcagagtccctgcagcagatctCTGGCCAGCTGAACACAGTGCTGGGTGAACTGGAATCTTTCACTGGGAGGagcgtccagcccctccctcagccacctccgtcctcctccttccctcctgccccgtcctgggcatggacaccaagccccgcctcctcttcaGTGGCTCAGAACAGCTTCTTACACTCCACCATTAAtg GAGTTTCCATGGATACCAGTGCCCGCTATCCCATGAGGGCTACCAGAGCATATAGTGGATACACTCCAGCaag tctctcctctgagctagatggccagaggctgcagagactgatcgacgacaacaaaaggtggctggaatcacgacgcaaagacccaaatgtgtatcctttcacaatctctctccccctcagcttatacacat GCCTCTCTTCACACGCTACCCAGCTGCCCCGCACACCAATGGGCTGGTCCAGCTCAGCCTGGACAAGAAGAATCAGATCAAGGTCTACCATTACTGAAGAGGCACAACCCACTGATGTCCATGTATGTCCAGTGCAAACAAATCAATGGatagacagaatacaaacatgccTATGGACATAA
- the LOC143501245 gene encoding centrosomal protein of 164 kDa-like isoform X2: MMEEREKLQARCDELHRRLRSVLVWRAPSKWRKWNLLSPLCPPPTTSRSIDNLQEYISGEGVQQRARQFLEKQTSCLRVRQAALRTAHPSPQRSAAGGSAQPLCQEVSELEKLRERVQKGHAILRKKEERLGQLETSLAEELSCDEGERLVGDRRVSDVTESETSGVCGQEETTHARPVKVQQLAESLQQISGQLNTVLGELESFTGRSVQPLPQPPPSSSFPPAPSWAWTPSPASSSVAQNSFLHSTINGVSMDTSARYPMRATRAYSGYTPASLSSELDGQRLQRLIDDNKRWLESRRKDPNVYPFTISLPLSLYTCLSSHATQLPRTPMGWSSSAWTRRIRSRSTITEEAQPTDVH, from the exons atgatggaggagagagaaaaactTCAGGCTAGATGTGATGAACTCCACAGAAGGCtcag atctgtgttggtgtggaggGCTCCCTCCAAGTGGAGGAAatggaacctcctctctcccctgtgcccacctcccacaaccTCCCGCAGCATAGACAa cttgcaGGAGTATATTTCAGGTGAAGGTGTCCAGCAGAGAGCAAGACAGTTCTTGGAGAAACAGACCAGCTgtctgagagtgagacaggcggcactaaggacggcccaccccagcccgcagaggtccgctgcaggaggctctgctcagcctctctgccag gaggtgagtgagctggagaagctgagggagaGGGTCCAGAAGGGCCACGCGATCCtgagaaagaaggaggagagactcggccagctggagacgtcactggcagaggag ctgtcatgtgatgAAGGCGAGCGGCTCGTGGGAGATCGGAGAGTCTCTGATGTCACAGAGTCAGAGacgagtggtgtgtgtggccaagaggagacga cacatgcaaggccagtgaaagtgcagcagttagcagagtccctgcagcagatctCTGGCCAGCTGAACACAGTGCTGGGTGAACTGGAATCTTTCACTGGGAGGagcgtccagcccctccctcagccacctccgtcctcctccttccctcctgccccgtcctgggcatggacaccaagccccgcctcctcttcaGTGGCTCAGAACAGCTTCTTACACTCCACCATTAAtg GAGTTTCCATGGATACCAGTGCCCGCTATCCCATGAGGGCTACCAGAGCATATAGTGGATACACTCCAGCaag tctctcctctgagctagatggccagaggctgcagagactgatcgacgacaacaaaaggtggctggaatcacgacgcaaagacccaaatgtgtatcctttcacaatctctctccccctcagcttatacacat GCCTCTCTTCACACGCTACCCAGCTGCCCCGCACACCAATGGGCTGGTCCAGCTCAGCCTGGACAAGAAGAATCAGATCAAGGTCTACCATTACTGAAGAGGCACAACCCACTGATGTCCAT TAA